In the genome of Candidatus Bathyarchaeia archaeon, one region contains:
- a CDS encoding NAD(P)/FAD-dependent oxidoreductase, whose translation MDRSKVQTQADVVVVGAGPAGSFAALTAAKLGNDVVICEEHSGVGLPSHCAGHISIKGLNQVGLRMPEKAMENKIASAIFYSPSGNEFRVRLPSPVTYVINRSMFDKHLAQLAEQAGAKLLLGTKAEELLMDQGSVQGISLKNAKRLKSKIVINAEGCASTLLKQVGLQTFDKSMVVNAVNGEVDSINGLEHDTVEVFLGQKYAPGLYAWIIPKQDGSAKVGLATKHGNPKEHLNHFLSTHPVARKKIRFSDVKNLSFHLIPLGGPIPRTYHNGFLVVGDAASHVKPTTGGGVVMGLTCAKIAGETASEAVQNNNSSEDFLSRYQIRCQRAIGFDMMAMRQMRLMLNRLSDKKLDAIVNLCQQFKLNEELRKVKDIDFQGKSTLQLLKSPSAWAVALYSLVASLTS comes from the coding sequence TTGGACAGAAGCAAAGTGCAGACACAAGCTGACGTTGTGGTGGTAGGCGCTGGACCAGCAGGCTCTTTCGCCGCTTTGACAGCTGCCAAACTCGGCAATGACGTCGTTATCTGCGAGGAACATAGCGGCGTAGGCTTGCCCAGCCACTGCGCCGGACACATTAGCATCAAAGGGCTAAACCAAGTGGGACTCCGAATGCCAGAGAAGGCCATGGAAAACAAAATTGCCAGCGCAATCTTTTACTCGCCCTCAGGCAACGAGTTCAGAGTAAGACTTCCTTCGCCTGTAACCTACGTGATCAATAGATCCATGTTTGATAAGCACTTGGCACAACTCGCAGAACAAGCAGGCGCCAAGCTCTTGCTTGGAACAAAAGCGGAAGAACTCTTGATGGATCAAGGCTCGGTTCAAGGAATCTCACTCAAGAACGCAAAGCGCTTGAAATCAAAAATCGTGATCAATGCTGAGGGTTGTGCCTCCACACTTTTGAAGCAAGTCGGTCTGCAAACCTTTGACAAATCAATGGTTGTTAACGCGGTCAACGGCGAAGTCGACAGCATCAACGGCTTAGAACACGACACAGTTGAAGTCTTCCTAGGGCAGAAGTATGCTCCAGGCCTTTACGCTTGGATAATACCCAAACAGGACGGCTCAGCGAAAGTCGGACTAGCTACGAAACACGGAAACCCAAAAGAGCATCTTAACCATTTCCTGAGTACACACCCTGTTGCCCGCAAGAAAATCAGATTTAGCGATGTTAAGAATCTGTCATTTCACCTAATCCCTCTGGGCGGACCAATACCCAGAACATATCACAATGGATTCCTCGTCGTCGGCGACGCAGCTTCACACGTGAAGCCTACAACAGGCGGTGGTGTTGTAATGGGCTTGACATGTGCTAAGATCGCCGGAGAGACAGCGTCAGAGGCGGTACAGAACAACAATTCGTCAGAGGACTTCTTGTCACGTTACCAGATAAGATGCCAGCGGGCAATCGGTTTCGACATGATGGCCATGCGTCAAATGAGACTGATGCTGAACCGCCTCTCCGACAAGAAACTCGATGCAATAGTCAACTTGTGCCAACAATTCAAATTGAATGAGGAACTCCGGAAAGTGAAGGACATCGATTTTCAGGGCAAATCAACGCTTCAATTGCTGAAAAGCCCAAGCGCATGGGCTGTGGCTCTATACTCGCTTGTGGCTTCTCTGACATCCTAA
- the pth2 gene encoding peptidyl-tRNA hydrolase Pth2, giving the protein MSDFTYKQVIVMRADLKMGRGKIAAQAGHAAISAAEEARKHFQRWWKAWLDEGQCKIAVKVNSEADLLKLEDMARQYNLPYALISDRGLTQLEPGTITCLAIGPAPSPEVDKITGKLTLL; this is encoded by the coding sequence ATGTCCGACTTCACGTACAAGCAAGTCATCGTCATGCGCGCCGACCTGAAGATGGGCAGAGGCAAGATCGCAGCTCAAGCCGGGCACGCGGCGATCTCAGCGGCTGAGGAAGCTCGGAAGCATTTTCAAAGATGGTGGAAAGCTTGGCTCGACGAAGGACAATGCAAAATCGCTGTCAAAGTCAACAGCGAAGCCGACCTGCTCAAACTTGAAGACATGGCACGACAGTATAACCTGCCCTACGCGCTGATTTCAGACCGAGGCTTAACCCAACTGGAGCCCGGCACCATCACGTGTCTAGCCATTGGTCCAGCGCCCTCGCCTGAAGTAGACAAGATTACAGGTAAGCTGACGCTTCTTTGA
- the truD gene encoding tRNA pseudouridine(13) synthase TruD: MTVPLLEKRIGIEVYATKSQGIGGKLRHFPEDFKVEEILTNGSTAKIEPNNMPIITGHGRYLIHVLVKCNVDTFQAVQIVANKLGINVERIQIGGIKDAKALTAQHISVSRMLPEQATQIKTTSLWVYPLLFSNEKMDSSMLFGNNFHINIRAINHPASAITKRLENVNRNLLKLGGCPNFFGHQRFGTIRAITHLVGKDILLGEWEKAALTFLAKPSVLERPESRQARQQLWNTQDYESALRYFPPRLVYERQMLKHLAQQHRDFIGAFHRLPIKLCQLFIQAYQSYLFNRFLSQRIMHGLPLKKPRANEYRLTIDSREHVALPLIGYRQGISGGLQGEIEKTLLEEEVVPPDKFKIPAMPRISSSGGVRTALTEVIDLHLERPSRDETNISRKKIGPSFTLRKGSYATVVLREFMKPRNPVKAGF; the protein is encoded by the coding sequence TTGACCGTTCCATTACTTGAGAAAAGGATTGGCATTGAAGTTTACGCAACCAAAAGCCAAGGCATTGGTGGAAAACTGCGCCATTTTCCCGAAGACTTCAAGGTAGAAGAGATTCTCACAAACGGGTCAACAGCTAAGATCGAACCCAATAATATGCCTATTATTACAGGACATGGTAGATACCTCATCCACGTGCTAGTCAAATGCAACGTGGACACCTTTCAAGCAGTACAGATAGTTGCCAACAAACTAGGCATCAACGTTGAACGTATCCAAATCGGCGGAATAAAAGACGCCAAAGCCCTAACCGCCCAGCACATAAGCGTAAGTCGAATGCTGCCAGAACAAGCAACACAGATCAAAACCACTAGCCTATGGGTGTATCCGCTACTTTTTTCCAACGAAAAAATGGATTCAAGTATGTTGTTTGGCAACAATTTTCACATCAACATAAGAGCCATTAACCATCCAGCCTCAGCCATCACGAAGCGCCTTGAAAACGTTAACCGCAACCTGCTCAAACTCGGCGGATGCCCGAACTTCTTTGGGCACCAACGCTTCGGCACGATCCGGGCAATAACCCACTTGGTGGGCAAAGACATACTGCTGGGCGAATGGGAAAAAGCAGCGCTCACATTTCTGGCAAAACCCAGCGTACTCGAGCGTCCTGAGTCAAGACAAGCAAGGCAACAGCTATGGAACACTCAAGACTACGAAAGCGCCCTTCGTTATTTTCCGCCTAGACTTGTCTACGAGCGACAAATGCTCAAACATCTTGCCCAACAACACAGAGACTTCATCGGCGCCTTTCACCGCCTACCAATAAAGCTGTGCCAGCTTTTCATCCAAGCGTACCAATCCTATCTATTCAACAGGTTCCTGAGCCAACGCATTATGCACGGGCTACCGCTCAAGAAACCGCGAGCAAATGAATACAGGTTGACAATAGACAGCAGAGAACACGTAGCTCTTCCATTGATAGGCTACAGACAAGGCATCTCAGGTGGACTGCAAGGTGAAATCGAAAAGACATTGCTTGAAGAGGAAGTCGTGCCGCCTGACAAGTTCAAAATCCCCGCCATGCCCAGAATCAGCTCATCAGGCGGTGTGCGAACAGCACTTACCGAAGTCATCGACTTGCACTTAGAAAGACCCTCTCGAGATGAAACTAACATAAGCAGGAAGAAGATAGGGCCCAGTTTCACCTTGAGAAAAGGTTCTTACGCCACAGTGGTCTTACGCGAATTCATGAAGCCGAGGAACCCAGTTAAGGCTGGTTTCTAG
- the aspS gene encoding aspartate--tRNA(Asn) ligase has product MKLDELGDWRRTHYTLGVTPELNGKEVVLFGWIQDIRDLGGLRFIILQDREGTVQITIHRKKVAPQVLEKSEALGRQYSIGIKGTVQSTKMTPRGVEVIPSEIRVLGVAQQPLPLDITGKTPSKIDARLDARVLDLSREESRAIFRIQHVGCEATRSFLSQLGFIEVHTPRIIGSATEGGAALFSVDYYDREAYLAQSPQLYKEQLVIDFEKVFEIGPFFRAEMSHTRRHISEFNSIDIEQAFVTAEDVMQTLEQLVHYICEEVNDRCKKELKALKHKVEVPEKPFRRFTYDQILRELKKEGIEIPWGEDVPTQAVRTVGKLHPYYYWITDWPTKSKPFYLKPRGDKPQLCAAFDLMWSWIELASGGTRVDSKDVLTQRLREQGLNPDSFKYHLQAFDYGMPPHAGWALGLERFAMVLTGKYNIREVTLFPRDRFRLTP; this is encoded by the coding sequence ATGAAACTTGACGAGTTGGGAGACTGGAGAAGAACCCATTACACGCTTGGCGTGACGCCTGAGCTGAACGGAAAGGAAGTTGTTCTATTTGGTTGGATTCAGGACATAAGGGACCTAGGCGGCTTACGCTTCATCATCCTTCAAGACCGAGAAGGCACCGTTCAAATCACCATACACAGAAAGAAAGTGGCTCCTCAAGTACTCGAAAAATCGGAAGCATTGGGAAGACAATACAGCATCGGCATCAAGGGCACAGTTCAATCGACCAAGATGACACCGCGCGGGGTTGAAGTTATCCCGAGTGAGATTCGAGTGCTGGGGGTGGCGCAACAACCCTTGCCGCTTGACATTACTGGAAAGACGCCGTCCAAAATTGATGCTCGGTTAGATGCGCGTGTGTTAGACTTGTCAAGGGAAGAAAGCCGTGCCATATTCAGGATTCAGCATGTGGGCTGCGAGGCAACCCGCAGTTTCCTTTCTCAACTGGGCTTCATCGAGGTGCATACTCCGAGAATTATTGGTTCAGCCACTGAAGGTGGAGCCGCGTTGTTTTCAGTTGATTACTATGACAGAGAAGCGTATTTGGCTCAGAGTCCCCAGCTGTACAAAGAGCAGTTGGTCATCGATTTTGAGAAGGTCTTTGAAATTGGACCGTTTTTCAGGGCTGAAATGTCACATACGCGAAGGCACATCAGCGAGTTCAATTCCATCGACATCGAGCAGGCATTCGTCACGGCTGAAGACGTTATGCAAACACTTGAGCAACTCGTGCATTACATCTGCGAGGAAGTGAACGACCGCTGCAAGAAAGAACTGAAAGCTCTGAAACACAAGGTGGAAGTGCCCGAAAAACCGTTCCGCAGATTCACTTACGATCAGATTCTTAGGGAATTGAAAAAAGAAGGCATTGAAATTCCGTGGGGAGAGGACGTTCCGACGCAAGCGGTGAGAACCGTAGGCAAGTTGCACCCCTATTATTACTGGATCACTGACTGGCCGACCAAGTCTAAACCGTTTTACTTGAAGCCGCGAGGTGACAAGCCACAGCTTTGCGCGGCTTTCGACCTGATGTGGAGCTGGATAGAACTCGCCTCAGGCGGCACAAGGGTGGACTCAAAAGACGTGCTGACTCAACGGTTGAGGGAGCAGGGGTTGAACCCTGACTCGTTCAAGTATCATTTGCAGGCTTTCGACTATGGTATGCCGCCTCATGCAGGGTGGGCATTGGGTCTAGAGAGGTTTGCCATGGTTTTGACGGGCAAATACAACATACGTGAAGTCACGTTGTTTCCAAGAGATCGCTTCAGGCTTACACCCTGA
- the albA gene encoding DNA-binding protein Alba, translating to MRESNAVLIGRKPAMNYVLACITLFHGNAPEIKVKARGRAISHAVDVVEICRRRFLPDVKIKAIDIGTQQLPPRLGEEGRGPTNVSTIEITLTR from the coding sequence ATGCGTGAAAGCAATGCTGTTTTGATCGGGCGAAAGCCTGCAATGAACTACGTCCTAGCTTGCATAACCCTCTTCCACGGCAACGCACCAGAAATAAAAGTTAAAGCAAGAGGAAGAGCCATCAGCCACGCAGTGGACGTTGTCGAAATATGCAGACGCCGATTCCTGCCAGACGTCAAAATAAAGGCAATTGACATCGGCACACAGCAACTGCCACCGCGACTAGGCGAAGAGGGACGTGGACCAACCAACGTCAGCACCATCGAAATCACGCTGACAAGGTAA
- a CDS encoding Lrp/AsnC family transcriptional regulator has protein sequence MSREIPSGKPFRLLNMLYEKGKPTSTYTLTVKQAELAKQLNISRQALNVHLRKLRTQGHIRTGRGFIDVTEKGLAILGVSVNPAFVFVKVSPLKRVHAYAEIIQFPVERIYRVTGDMDAIIQVEREKLDDALKRLALVEGIEDTKSYITIQTLK, from the coding sequence TTGAGCCGTGAAATCCCGTCTGGAAAACCTTTTCGACTGCTTAACATGCTCTATGAAAAGGGCAAACCGACCAGCACTTACACTTTGACAGTGAAGCAAGCAGAATTGGCTAAGCAACTCAACATAAGCCGGCAAGCATTGAATGTGCACTTGCGTAAGCTTCGAACTCAAGGACACATTCGCACTGGCAGAGGCTTCATCGATGTTACAGAAAAAGGACTTGCCATTTTAGGCGTGTCGGTTAACCCTGCGTTCGTGTTCGTTAAGGTGTCGCCTTTGAAACGCGTGCACGCCTACGCGGAGATTATTCAGTTCCCAGTTGAGCGTATTTACAGAGTAACTGGCGACATGGATGCCATTATTCAGGTGGAAAGGGAGAAGCTGGATGACGCGCTTAAAAGACTAGCTTTAGTTGAGGGCATAGAAGACACAAAATCTTACATAACCATTCAGACACTCAAATAA
- the sucC gene encoding ADP-forming succinate--CoA ligase subunit beta, with product MKLYEYEAKQIAAKYGLPTPRGFLAKTTKEAREFASLINAPVAIKSQILVAGRAKAGGILFADSPADAEKAAAQLLGKEIKGVKVQSVWVEEKVAIKRELYFSFTVDRSDRSYVAVASGEGGVDIEQLAKTSPEKIVKVTVDPVYGFRPHHARHVAKKLGYAGDQMVEIASIFLKHYRAAMDFDAELAEMNPLVETAEGKFVAADTRLIIDDNALYRHPEFKSRLMEEAELTPQELAAQKSGLAYVKLDGDVGIIGNGAGLVMATLDVIQLYGGKPANFLDVGGGASADMMAVALDIVLSDPNVKAVFINILGGITRCDEVANGVLEAQKRVGLTKPMVIRLVGTNEEEGRRILIDAGIHVLDSMEEASQKTVEISKSGGV from the coding sequence TTGAAACTCTACGAGTATGAAGCAAAACAGATAGCTGCAAAGTATGGTTTGCCAACGCCTCGAGGCTTCTTAGCCAAGACTACAAAAGAAGCCCGTGAATTCGCATCTCTCATAAATGCGCCTGTCGCAATCAAGTCTCAGATTCTTGTAGCTGGCCGAGCCAAGGCTGGCGGAATACTGTTTGCTGATTCTCCTGCTGACGCTGAGAAGGCTGCTGCGCAGCTTCTGGGCAAGGAAATCAAAGGAGTAAAAGTTCAAAGCGTGTGGGTTGAAGAGAAAGTCGCGATTAAAAGAGAGTTGTACTTCAGCTTCACCGTGGATCGATCTGACCGCAGTTACGTGGCTGTCGCGTCTGGCGAAGGCGGCGTCGACATAGAACAGTTGGCAAAAACCTCGCCTGAGAAGATTGTGAAGGTTACAGTTGATCCTGTGTATGGGTTTCGTCCTCACCATGCTAGACACGTCGCTAAAAAGTTGGGTTACGCTGGAGACCAGATGGTTGAAATTGCTTCAATTTTCCTAAAGCATTACAGGGCTGCAATGGACTTCGACGCCGAGCTAGCTGAAATGAACCCGCTGGTTGAGACTGCTGAAGGCAAGTTTGTGGCTGCTGACACGCGACTCATCATCGATGACAACGCCTTGTATAGACATCCGGAGTTTAAGAGCCGCCTCATGGAAGAGGCAGAGCTGACGCCGCAGGAGCTGGCGGCTCAAAAAAGTGGTTTAGCATATGTTAAACTCGATGGAGACGTTGGCATAATCGGCAACGGCGCTGGACTAGTTATGGCTACGTTAGATGTTATTCAACTGTATGGTGGAAAGCCAGCGAATTTCCTAGACGTTGGAGGTGGAGCCTCAGCTGACATGATGGCTGTTGCTCTAGATATCGTGCTGTCCGACCCAAACGTGAAAGCCGTGTTCATCAACATTCTGGGCGGCATAACGCGTTGTGATGAAGTGGCTAACGGCGTTCTTGAGGCTCAAAAGCGAGTTGGCTTGACTAAGCCAATGGTGATTCGCCTTGTGGGGACAAACGAGGAGGAAGGAAGGCGCATACTTATCGATGCGGGCATTCATGTTTTAGATAGTATGGAAGAAGCCTCGCAGAAGACAGTTGAAATCAGCAAGAGCGGAGGCGTGTAG
- the sucD gene encoding succinate--CoA ligase subunit alpha, translated as MGVFVNKATRAIVQGVTGSQGSFHTRLMLEYGTQIVAGVTPGKGGARVHSVPVYDTVREAKDGRGADASIIFVPAPFAADAAFEALDAGLKTIVIITEHIPVRDAVLVMHRAKQEGAVIIGPNTPGVLTVGECKLGIMPAHVFKQGSVGLASRSGTLTYEIAAGLSVRGLGQSTCIGLGGDPIVGLSFIDVLKEFERDEQTKAVALIGEIGGSFEELAAEYIATEGYSKPVVGFVAGRTAPPGKRMGHAGAIIMGSSGTAASKIEAFRKAGVPVADKPGDVARLLAERLG; from the coding sequence ATGGGAGTCTTCGTCAACAAGGCAACCAGAGCCATTGTTCAAGGAGTTACAGGCTCGCAGGGCAGCTTTCACACACGGCTGATGCTTGAATATGGCACGCAGATTGTGGCAGGTGTGACGCCGGGTAAAGGCGGAGCCAGAGTTCACAGTGTACCTGTATACGACACGGTTCGGGAGGCAAAGGATGGACGTGGCGCTGATGCTTCAATTATCTTTGTTCCTGCGCCTTTTGCTGCCGATGCGGCTTTTGAGGCTTTAGACGCTGGCTTGAAAACTATCGTGATTATTACCGAGCATATTCCTGTTCGAGACGCTGTCCTTGTGATGCACCGTGCTAAGCAGGAAGGCGCTGTTATTATTGGTCCAAACACTCCGGGCGTCCTCACAGTAGGCGAGTGCAAGCTGGGGATCATGCCGGCACATGTATTCAAGCAGGGGAGTGTAGGCTTGGCGTCTCGCAGTGGTACATTAACGTACGAAATAGCTGCGGGTCTAAGCGTTCGAGGCTTAGGTCAATCTACATGCATTGGGTTGGGCGGCGACCCAATTGTTGGATTGAGCTTCATTGACGTCTTAAAGGAATTTGAGCGAGATGAGCAAACGAAAGCTGTGGCGTTAATCGGCGAAATAGGCGGCAGCTTCGAGGAGCTAGCAGCTGAATACATTGCGACCGAAGGTTACTCTAAACCTGTTGTAGGCTTTGTAGCTGGGCGAACAGCGCCGCCGGGCAAACGCATGGGACACGCAGGCGCAATCATCATGGGCAGCAGTGGAACTGCAGCCAGCAAGATCGAAGCATTCAGAAAAGCAGGCGTTCCCGTTGCTGACAAACCTGGAGACGTCGCCAGGCTGTTGGCTGAAAGGCTGGGCTGA
- a CDS encoding DUF438 domain-containing protein produces MDPAQKKKMLKEIIVQLHAGKSPAELKVKFKQVLESTTPEEIAKIEQELVEEGMPREEILSMCDVHLAVFQEQLEAQKPKTPPPAEYSINILMEEHKVLQQHLEKLKSIVGRVAQGSSFAEVSEEIGQLKGIADDFLDAEKHYKREENVLFPILEKHGVSEPPAIMWMEHNKLREAKKRFNNLIQGYASMDFEDFRKQLAESAETIITVLGSHLFKENNILFPTALRVVTDEEWKEARREFGAVGYPRFTPKQLIAVSKVAEPEKPMTEALVVLDGILNLETGTLPQAGIEALLKTLPVDITFVDAEDTVRFFNKSEVFLRTKAVIGRKVQQCHPQQSVNIVNRILDSFKSGRKDVAEFWINMKGRMIHIRYFAVRNKDGKYLGTMEITQDVTDIRQLEGEKRLLDWTN; encoded by the coding sequence ATGGATCCGGCTCAGAAGAAAAAGATGCTAAAAGAAATAATCGTTCAGTTACACGCTGGAAAATCGCCAGCTGAACTCAAAGTGAAGTTCAAACAGGTTTTAGAGAGCACGACCCCTGAAGAGATAGCAAAGATTGAACAGGAACTAGTGGAAGAGGGCATGCCACGCGAGGAAATCCTCAGCATGTGCGACGTTCATCTGGCGGTTTTTCAAGAGCAGTTGGAAGCCCAAAAGCCGAAGACACCTCCTCCGGCTGAATATTCGATCAACATACTCATGGAAGAACACAAAGTCCTCCAACAGCACCTAGAGAAACTCAAAAGCATAGTGGGCAGAGTTGCGCAGGGGTCAAGCTTCGCAGAGGTCAGCGAGGAAATAGGTCAGTTAAAAGGCATCGCCGACGACTTCTTGGACGCTGAAAAACACTATAAACGCGAGGAAAACGTGCTGTTCCCGATCTTAGAGAAACATGGCGTCTCTGAGCCTCCAGCGATCATGTGGATGGAACACAACAAGCTTCGAGAGGCTAAGAAACGATTCAACAACCTGATTCAGGGCTACGCCAGTATGGACTTCGAAGACTTCAGGAAGCAGCTTGCCGAATCAGCCGAAACCATAATCACTGTGCTTGGAAGCCACCTTTTCAAGGAGAACAACATACTCTTTCCAACGGCTCTTCGCGTTGTGACAGACGAAGAATGGAAGGAAGCTCGCAGAGAATTCGGCGCAGTGGGCTATCCACGTTTCACGCCGAAGCAATTGATCGCTGTTTCAAAGGTCGCAGAGCCTGAGAAACCGATGACAGAAGCCTTGGTTGTCCTTGACGGAATTCTGAATCTTGAAACTGGGACACTTCCTCAAGCTGGAATCGAAGCCCTTCTCAAAACGCTTCCCGTGGACATAACGTTTGTCGACGCAGAGGACACTGTGAGGTTCTTCAACAAGTCTGAAGTATTCCTACGTACCAAGGCCGTGATTGGCAGAAAGGTTCAACAGTGTCACCCTCAGCAAAGCGTCAACATAGTAAATCGAATTCTTGACAGCTTCAAAAGCGGCAGAAAAGACGTTGCAGAATTCTGGATCAACATGAAAGGTCGAATGATTCATATTCGATACTTTGCTGTACGCAATAAGGACGGTAAGTACCTTGGAACCATGGAGATTACGCAGGACGTTACGGATATCAGGCAACTCGAAGGAGAAAAGAGACTTCTAGACTGGACCAACTAG
- a CDS encoding DsrE family protein, producing METLTMILNAAPYGDEKTWNAFRLAKALMTGTDKMKVNLFLIGDAVSTAKKGQKPPEGYYNLEKMMKELIEQGAEVVACRTCINARGLSQDELVPGVRVGTTVGNLVQWIKQSQKVLSF from the coding sequence TTGGAAACATTAACAATGATTTTGAACGCAGCTCCCTACGGAGATGAAAAAACCTGGAACGCTTTCAGATTGGCCAAAGCGTTGATGACTGGTACAGACAAAATGAAGGTTAACCTCTTCCTCATCGGAGACGCTGTTAGCACAGCCAAGAAAGGACAAAAACCGCCTGAGGGCTACTACAATCTTGAAAAGATGATGAAGGAATTAATCGAGCAAGGAGCAGAAGTAGTTGCGTGTCGCACGTGCATTAACGCTAGGGGACTAAGCCAAGACGAACTCGTACCCGGCGTACGAGTTGGCACAACCGTGGGCAATCTTGTCCAATGGATTAAACAAAGCCAAAAGGTATTGTCTTTCTAG
- a CDS encoding rubrerythrin family protein gives MRKMTEDNLKTAFAGESQAHMRYLIFAKRAEAEGFHNVARMFIAISYAEQVHASNHFNALGLLRGSTDNLQMAIEGETYEVNEMYPAFNAVAQLQEEKGAVQTINFALQAEKIHASMYEKAKQAVEMSKDIQLGSVYICDVCGYTVEGEAPDRCPVCGASGEKFKKF, from the coding sequence GTGAGAAAAATGACAGAGGACAACTTGAAGACCGCGTTTGCTGGTGAAAGTCAGGCACACATGCGCTATTTGATATTCGCTAAGAGAGCTGAAGCTGAAGGATTCCACAATGTTGCCCGGATGTTCATAGCCATATCGTATGCGGAGCAGGTGCATGCTTCAAACCATTTCAATGCCCTCGGCTTGTTGCGAGGATCAACTGATAATCTTCAGATGGCTATTGAAGGCGAAACTTACGAGGTGAACGAGATGTATCCAGCGTTCAATGCTGTGGCTCAGCTGCAGGAGGAGAAAGGCGCTGTGCAAACCATCAACTTTGCGTTGCAAGCTGAGAAGATTCACGCCAGTATGTATGAGAAGGCTAAACAGGCAGTGGAAATGAGCAAGGATATTCAGCTTGGCTCAGTGTACATATGCGATGTCTGCGGCTACACGGTTGAAGGCGAAGCGCCTGACAGATGTCCTGTATGCGGCGCATCTGGAGAGAAGTTCAAGAAGTTCTAG
- a CDS encoding ferritin-like domain-containing protein, with amino-acid sequence MSILLKKADREKIIKALNFDIGLEIGAIVQYIMHEVMAEGMESPAIMEKFESIAKDEMKHLERLAQRVNYLGGIPNTKPAPVKVGGALKKMVQDDLDGEYTAIKTYKQHVQMCADIGDTTSRLMLEEILSDEEGHADTWETVLQKTVK; translated from the coding sequence ATGAGCATATTGTTGAAGAAGGCTGATAGGGAGAAGATCATCAAGGCTTTGAACTTTGACATTGGACTTGAAATCGGCGCAATCGTGCAGTACATTATGCACGAAGTCATGGCAGAAGGCATGGAAAGTCCCGCGATCATGGAGAAGTTTGAAAGCATCGCTAAAGACGAAATGAAGCATCTAGAGCGCTTAGCTCAACGAGTGAATTATCTCGGAGGAATCCCAAACACTAAACCTGCGCCCGTCAAAGTGGGTGGTGCACTCAAGAAGATGGTTCAAGACGACTTGGACGGCGAGTACACGGCAATCAAAACCTACAAGCAGCATGTCCAAATGTGCGCGGACATCGGAGACACAACATCAAGGCTGATGCTGGAAGAAATTCTGTCCGATGAAGAGGGACATGCAGACACGTGGGAAACAGTTCTTCAAAAGACAGTTAAGTAG
- a CDS encoding trypsin-like peptidase domain-containing protein, protein MSFDESAVLEVIEKVSKSVVNINTVRLLQDFYYQVLPIQGMGSGVIFDPKGYVLTNNHVVEGAEKIDVTLPLSGVLRGKRVGACVSDDVAIIKVDAKDLPSAELGNSDELRVGQTVFAIGNPFGLQGAPTVTKGVISAVKRSIRSERGLFEDLVQTDASINPGNSGGPLVDVKGRVVALNTAIVPFAQGIGFAIPVNHAKRCAEEIMTHGKVMRPWLGVSGLTVTPEIASYYNLAADRGALVIEVWSGSPAGEAGMEKGDIIVGFGDKAINSVDELVKEVQKRKIGEKARVLLIREGGRSIVEVTLGTTP, encoded by the coding sequence ATGTCGTTTGATGAATCCGCCGTTCTTGAGGTCATAGAAAAGGTGAGCAAGAGCGTAGTTAACATCAACACGGTTCGCTTGCTTCAAGACTTCTACTATCAGGTTCTTCCGATTCAGGGAATGGGGTCAGGAGTGATATTTGACCCTAAAGGCTATGTTTTGACCAACAACCACGTCGTTGAAGGCGCGGAGAAGATCGACGTAACATTGCCTTTGTCTGGAGTTCTACGAGGCAAGAGAGTTGGAGCATGCGTCAGTGACGACGTCGCAATCATAAAGGTTGACGCCAAAGACCTTCCCTCGGCGGAGCTAGGCAACTCCGATGAACTGCGAGTTGGACAGACTGTGTTCGCCATTGGCAACCCGTTTGGATTGCAGGGAGCGCCCACAGTCACTAAGGGCGTGATAAGCGCAGTAAAACGATCAATCAGATCTGAGAGAGGCCTTTTCGAGGACTTGGTTCAAACGGATGCTTCAATTAATCCTGGCAATAGTGGCGGACCGCTTGTGGATGTCAAGGGCAGGGTTGTGGCACTCAACACGGCGATTGTGCCTTTTGCGCAGGGAATCGGTTTCGCCATACCAGTTAATCATGCTAAGCGCTGTGCAGAGGAGATTATGACTCATGGCAAGGTGATGCGTCCTTGGCTTGGCGTTAGCGGGTTAACCGTTACTCCAGAGATTGCTTCTTACTATAACTTGGCAGCGGATAGGGGCGCGCTTGTAATCGAGGTTTGGTCTGGCAGTCCAGCGGGTGAAGCTGGAATGGAAAAGGGCGATATTATCGTTGGTTTCGGTGACAAAGCCATAAACAGCGTTGATGAGTTGGTCAAGGAAGTTCAGAAAAGGAAGATTGGCGAGAAAGCCCGAGTGCTGTTGATCCGTGAAGGTGGAAGATCAATCGTAGAAGTGACTTTAGGGACTACGCCGTAG